A DNA window from Arachis duranensis cultivar V14167 chromosome 3, aradu.V14167.gnm2.J7QH, whole genome shotgun sequence contains the following coding sequences:
- the LOC107479958 gene encoding uncharacterized protein LOC107479958, producing MYLTDASDAIRCKAFPTSFTKTAIKWFDSLPPRSIASFDDLAKKFLAGFSIQKDKTKHAPSLLGIKQGDQESLRSYMERFNKACLDIQNLSTEAAIMGLINGLREGPFSHSISKKHPTSFNEVQERANKYINMEENSRLGETSKTEFSYPPRDKNKKSRKKEDQPIEKPRKYHDYTPLLVSLVDVYREVCNTEKIPPPCLIKHKRGGCRTKYCEYDRIYGHSTNECYDLKNVIEKLDIEGRLDRFLASTRDEPKKRRMDEEGERAERPPRTPERHVHMINGGFAGRRISKSSYKRHLQEVYHVGEGKRSSDLPIIIFTQEDAAGIISGHDDSVVITIVLANANLHRTLVDQGSSADILFKSTFDKLGLQEKELRAYSDNLFGLGDAPIRPLGYLSLHTTYGKRTRSRTLSIEYIVVDVSSAYNTLIGRTTLNQLTVVVSTPHLCMKFPTPEGIATIKGAQKLARHCYNESLNLKDNPGGKETNTIKLERIRAREELRPQPKGETKEVQIGDAQDKVTNIGATLKGDLKELLIQFLKDNSDLFA from the coding sequence ATGTATCTCACAGATGCCTCGGATGCAATCCGTTGCAAAGCTTTTCCGACGAGCTTCACCAAAACAGCAataaagtggttcgacagcTTGCCGCCGAGATCGATTGCGAGCTTTGATGACCTCGCAAAGAAGTTCCTAGCTGGGTTCTCCATTCAGAAGGATAAGACCAAGCACGCTCCAAGCCTACTAGGGATTAAACAAGGAGATCAGGAGAGCCTCCGCAGTTAtatggaaagattcaataaaGCATGTCTTGACATACAGAATCTCTCTacagaagcagccatcatgggtctcatcaatggcctacgagaaggaccctTTAGTCACTCTATATCCAAAAAACATCCAACATCTTTCAACGAGGTTCAAGAGCGGGCGAACAAATACATTAATATGGAagaaaactcccgattaggagaaacctcaaagaCTGAATTCTCCTACCCACCTCGGGACAAGAATAAAAAGTCCAGGAAGAAAGAAGACCAACCCATTGAGAAACCTAGAAAGTACCACGACTACACCCCTCTCctggtgtctcttgtggatgtctatcGAGAGGTATGCAACACAGAGAAGATCCCGCCCCCTTGTCTGATTAAACACAAAAGGGGAGGATGTCGGACAAAGTATTGTGAATACGACCGAATTTATGGGCACTCTACCAACGAGTGCTACGACCTAAAGAACGTTATAGAAAAGCTAGACATCGAAGGCAGATTAGATCGATTCCTTGCCAGTACGAGGGACGAaccaaaaaagagaagaatggatGAAGAGGGTGAACGAGCTGAACGTCCCCCTCGCACCCCTGAAAGACATGTTCATATGATCAACGGTGGATTCGCAGGCAGaaggatctctaaatcatcctACAAAAGACACCTCCAAGAGGTGTATCATGTCGGAGAAGGGAAGAGATCATCAGACCTCCCTATTATCATCTTTACTCAAGAAGACGCCGCGGGCATCATCTCGGGACATGACGACTCGGTGGTCATTACAATCGTATTAGCTAATGCCAACCTCCATCGAACATTGGTCGACCAGGGAAGCTCCGCGGATATACTGTTCAAATCtaccttcgacaaactcggcttgcaagaaaaagaactcagagcatattcGGATAACCTATTCGGGCTCGGGGACGCCCCAATTCGGCCACTAGGGTACCTTTCGCTACATACAACCTATGGAAAGAGAACTCGGTCTAGGACGTTAAGCATAGAGTACATCGTAGTCGACGTGAGCTCAGCATACAATaccctaataggtcggacaacgttgaACCAGCTCACTGTAGTAGTCTCCACTCCACACTtgtgcatgaagttcccaacgcCAGAAGGGATCGCCACCATAAAGGGAGCCCAAAAACTAGCGCGGCactgttacaatgaaagtctgAACCTTAAAGACAATCCCGGAGGAAAGGAAACCAATACAATCAAACTCGAGAGAATCCGAGCTCGCGAAGAACTTCGTCCTCAACCCAAAGGTGAGACCAAAGAAGTTCAGATAGGGGATGCTCAAGACAAAGTAACGAATATAGGGGCAACCTTAAAAGGGGACTTAAAGGAGTTGTTGATACAGTTTCTAAAGGATaattctgacctctttgcatAG